The proteins below are encoded in one region of Takifugu rubripes chromosome 1, fTakRub1.2, whole genome shotgun sequence:
- the slc38a11 gene encoding putative sodium-coupled neutral amino acid transporter 11 isoform X2, translating into MAQQLKNEEGATLIPPPKISASRRSAISAAFNFINSIIGSGILGLPYALSQAGLPLGLLFLIIVAFITDYSIILLIKGGNLSGTNSYQALVQSTFGFPGFLVLSALQFLYPFIAMISYNITTGDTLTKVFQRIPGVGPGHILAERHFVILLSTVAFTLPLSLYRNIEKLGKVSLLSMVLTMAILITVIIRAATLGPQIPPTEDAWVFAKANAIQAAGIMSFAFICHHNSFLIYGSLEQPTIASWTRVTHVSVGSALIISAAFAVAGYTTFTGYTQGDIFENYCKDDNLATFGRFCFGLSIVTTFPLECFVTREVLSNVLCCRELTRAEHAGLTVLIVTACTSMSLAFDCLGVVLELNGVLSATPLIFIIPSACFLKLSPGRWFQGENLIPSILILTGVFVMITGLTMTGLYPQDCSHGVEMFYCADANVSGTVPPA; encoded by the exons ATGGCTCAGCAG CTGAAAAATGAAGAAGGCGCGACGTTAATTCCTCCGCCAAAAATCTCCGCGTCCCGGAGGTCAGCGATATCCGCGGCTTTCAATTTCATTAATTCCATCATCGGATCCGGAATTTTAG GGCTGCCATATGCACTGAGCCAGGCAGGACTCCCGCTCGGCCTTCTGTTTCTCATCATCGTTGCCTTCATCACAG ATTACTCCATAATCCTGCTGATAAAAGGAGGCAACCTGTCAGGGACCAACAGCTATCAGGCGCTGGTGCAGAGTACCTTTGGATTCCCTGGGTTCCTGGTCCTCTCTGCGCTACAGTTCCTTTACCCTTTCATCG CGATGATCAGCTACAACATCACAACTGGTGACACGCTGACCAAAGTGTTCCAGAGAATCCCAGGAG TGGGTCCGGGACACATCCTCGCCGAGCGCCACTTTGTGATCTTACTGTCGACGGTGGCGTTCACGTTGCCTCTGTCTCTCTACAGGAACATAGAGAAGCTCGGGAAG GTGTCCCTGCTGTCGATGGTGCTGACCATGGCCATCCTCATCACCGTGATCATCAGAGCTGCCACGTTAGGCCCCCAAAT CCCCCCCACAGAGGATGCATGGGTGTTTGCAAAGGCAAATGCAATTCAAGCAGCTGGAATTATGTCTTTTG CCTTTATCTGCCACCACAACAGTTTTCTTATCTACGGCTCTCTGGAACAGCCAACCATAGCCAGCTGGACCCGGGTCACCCATGTGTCAGTGGGCTCTGCTTTGATAATCAGCGCTGCGTTTGCAGTTGCTGGTTACACCACATTCACTGGCTACACTCAAG GAGACATATTTGAGAACTACTGCAAGGATGACAACCTGGCAACATTTGGGCGCTTCTGCTTCGGCCTCAGCATCGTGACCACGTTTCCTCTGGAGTGTTTCGTTACACGAGAG GTGCTATCTAATGTGCTTTGCTGTAGGGAGCTGACCAGAGCTGAACATGCAGGCCTGACTGTGCTCATAGTGACAGCGTGCACATCCATGTCTTTGGCTTTCGACTGTCTGGGTGTAGTTTTGGAGCTGAAT GGCGTTCTGAGTGCCACTCCACTGATCTTCATCATTCCATCTGCATGCTTCCTCAAACTGTCCCCTGGACGGTGGTTTCAGGGTGAAAACCTGATACCGTCTATCCTGATTTTAACCGGCGTGTTTGTCATGATCACCGGTTTGACCATGACTGGGCTGTACCCACAAGACTGTTCCCACGGGGTGGAAATGTTCTACTGTGCAGACGCTAATGTGTCTGGCACGGTGCCGCCTGCATGA
- the slc38a11 gene encoding putative sodium-coupled neutral amino acid transporter 11 isoform X1: MAQQQLKNEEGATLIPPPKISASRRSAISAAFNFINSIIGSGILGLPYALSQAGLPLGLLFLIIVAFITDYSIILLIKGGNLSGTNSYQALVQSTFGFPGFLVLSALQFLYPFIAMISYNITTGDTLTKVFQRIPGVGPGHILAERHFVILLSTVAFTLPLSLYRNIEKLGKVSLLSMVLTMAILITVIIRAATLGPQIPPTEDAWVFAKANAIQAAGIMSFAFICHHNSFLIYGSLEQPTIASWTRVTHVSVGSALIISAAFAVAGYTTFTGYTQGDIFENYCKDDNLATFGRFCFGLSIVTTFPLECFVTREVLSNVLCCRELTRAEHAGLTVLIVTACTSMSLAFDCLGVVLELNGVLSATPLIFIIPSACFLKLSPGRWFQGENLIPSILILTGVFVMITGLTMTGLYPQDCSHGVEMFYCADANVSGTVPPA; encoded by the exons ATGGCTCAGCAG CAGCTGAAAAATGAAGAAGGCGCGACGTTAATTCCTCCGCCAAAAATCTCCGCGTCCCGGAGGTCAGCGATATCCGCGGCTTTCAATTTCATTAATTCCATCATCGGATCCGGAATTTTAG GGCTGCCATATGCACTGAGCCAGGCAGGACTCCCGCTCGGCCTTCTGTTTCTCATCATCGTTGCCTTCATCACAG ATTACTCCATAATCCTGCTGATAAAAGGAGGCAACCTGTCAGGGACCAACAGCTATCAGGCGCTGGTGCAGAGTACCTTTGGATTCCCTGGGTTCCTGGTCCTCTCTGCGCTACAGTTCCTTTACCCTTTCATCG CGATGATCAGCTACAACATCACAACTGGTGACACGCTGACCAAAGTGTTCCAGAGAATCCCAGGAG TGGGTCCGGGACACATCCTCGCCGAGCGCCACTTTGTGATCTTACTGTCGACGGTGGCGTTCACGTTGCCTCTGTCTCTCTACAGGAACATAGAGAAGCTCGGGAAG GTGTCCCTGCTGTCGATGGTGCTGACCATGGCCATCCTCATCACCGTGATCATCAGAGCTGCCACGTTAGGCCCCCAAAT CCCCCCCACAGAGGATGCATGGGTGTTTGCAAAGGCAAATGCAATTCAAGCAGCTGGAATTATGTCTTTTG CCTTTATCTGCCACCACAACAGTTTTCTTATCTACGGCTCTCTGGAACAGCCAACCATAGCCAGCTGGACCCGGGTCACCCATGTGTCAGTGGGCTCTGCTTTGATAATCAGCGCTGCGTTTGCAGTTGCTGGTTACACCACATTCACTGGCTACACTCAAG GAGACATATTTGAGAACTACTGCAAGGATGACAACCTGGCAACATTTGGGCGCTTCTGCTTCGGCCTCAGCATCGTGACCACGTTTCCTCTGGAGTGTTTCGTTACACGAGAG GTGCTATCTAATGTGCTTTGCTGTAGGGAGCTGACCAGAGCTGAACATGCAGGCCTGACTGTGCTCATAGTGACAGCGTGCACATCCATGTCTTTGGCTTTCGACTGTCTGGGTGTAGTTTTGGAGCTGAAT GGCGTTCTGAGTGCCACTCCACTGATCTTCATCATTCCATCTGCATGCTTCCTCAAACTGTCCCCTGGACGGTGGTTTCAGGGTGAAAACCTGATACCGTCTATCCTGATTTTAACCGGCGTGTTTGTCATGATCACCGGTTTGACCATGACTGGGCTGTACCCACAAGACTGTTCCCACGGGGTGGAAATGTTCTACTGTGCAGACGCTAATGTGTCTGGCACGGTGCCGCCTGCATGA